ttttttatttttacattttattataatttacatataaataagtatttgacattgaaataaatttatgaataataattataacaattcaTGAAAAGTTATTGCAACACCaaccataatcataattaatatattaataaataaattgtaaaataaaataaaataattataattgtaatatatGACATCTATTGGTTCaatgcaaaaatatatatttgtttttcattaGTCTCCGACTTTATTTGAAAAAACAAGAGATAAATTGGtctaaaatttaagattatgcCCGTAATCCACAATAACCTAAGAAATGGAGTGCAATGATGTTACACTCTAGATTACATATTGAGAATATTACGTAATATAAGGTTATAGGATGACTAAAATATTGACAATCTAAACACTATAAtctcattttaaaatatcacgTTACAAACCATAATATTATATTCGGCAAACCAAACCCCCTTTTTAAGATCTCATTCCTCATGGCATAATATGATCCACACCATGCTTGCAAGCACTCGTGTGGTTGGAAACTagaattgagtaaaaaaattaagtaaaaaatcaGTCCAACTTTTGgatgatttatgaaataaaaattaaaaaaatttaactgctgtttttatattttatatttaaaaaagtaaaaataacttaaaaagatttatataatattatttatttatttgaatttccttataaaaatatttataaagcaaACAAATAATATCTAAAAAGCATAAAACAAAAACTCATTTAATAGGCTTCCTCTTTTGATAAACGTACCTTTTTTCACTCATTTTCACTAGCTTAGCTTAGCTCCCTCTACTTTTTGTCTCATAAAGACAACCTCGTCGGCGCACACGGCTTGCAATCAAAGAAAGAacgaaaagaagaaaaatgcaatttcttatcaatacaaaaatatattgtaaaattcaatttgattcagtttaatgaaattcatttaaaaagatttcaattataatatagaaaatgatatttttttggatttgttttaaaaaaaaattcaaagtccTATACATTAAAagcaaatttatcaaaaacagCGGGACGAATGGGAGAGAAAGCATAGAAAGGGAAGACAAAACATATGGATACTTACTATACAAGAAGGGCCTAATGGAAACATACAATGCAAGTAAATTTTTCCACCACACAAAAGTCCTACACTGTCCTTTTTTAAACCACCTCAACCTCAACCTCAACCTGCAAACTACAAACTCTTTTTCAGTACAAAAATGTactgaaaacaaaaaatgaaaaaatgggTACCAACATTTCCAATGTGCATCCATGGCAGCCTGCATCAACCAACTCAAATCAATATTTCTCCACAATTTCACAACAAtctataatttcaatatatatattacataaaataaccATATCTATGTTACTCAAACTAAGGTGTGTAACAGGTACGGGTTAGGTTTTTCTTGTATTTGGAGTCCTTATATCCCCGTACCAATATCCAAATATATGTTAGAAATGGGTATTGATACAAATACTTCAAGCAAAATGAAGAATCAGAGCAGCATAGATGCTTGTCATTTCCAGCATGCTTATTgcaatatgaataataaatgttACATACCTAGATTTTTCAGCGTCTCCGATGTTGGTAAGGCAGGCAACGACATCTCTGCAGCAGCAGGAAACAACCATTAGGACGCTAAGATGAAGCACACAAGGCAATTATGTTCCTTTATTGAATCCACACTTCAATTGTGTTGATCCCTTCCAGATAAAAAGCAAACATACAAAAGCCATTTTTTATCCTCAATCAATTACCTGGAGCACAAAGAGACAAGGACGACATTGAAGATGATGACGGCCACGGTGCTCCAATGTTGTCAGTCAAGTCGCATGTAAAGCTGTAGCCCGTCGAATTGTCAAATATCACATCTGCTGGTAAGCTTCGTAATAGGCATCCTAAATATGTAgacaatacaaaaaaaatttcaggcCATATGGTACATTCTGATTTCACACACATAGACCATCTATATTTTTAGCCAATGCATGTGTAAATGTGGGGGGATAGGAAGAGTAAGAAATGTGACAAACCTTGTTGTCCGTATGCTGTCGTAGCAACCGCCCATAGGAATTAAACAGGCAGAAAGAAGAAAACCTCAATATCAGATAAAACAGCAATACAAACAGAGCAAAATGGACAATGTTGTAGAAGAACATAAAAAAGAATACCGTACCTTGGATACTAAAATCTTTTAAGTCAACATCACAAAGCTCATAAACATTTGTCATAACTCCGCCTTTTCTTAATATTGATCCAAACATAGTTGCACAGACAATGGCTTGCTTGTTTGTTATTAACATTTGCTTCTGTATCCCCGCAATGTATGTATTTAATGAGCTACAACAGGAAGGGCTGGGAGCAGCTATGTTACGGCATGCCTTAATTACTTCTGATGGCTGGTTAAATTCCAAAGGGCAAACtgcaaattcaaaaaataattatcctGTTGTAGGCAACATAAAATACTGGCAAATAATACAAAACAAATGCTACAACATCTTGCAATGCAAATGGAAAATAACCATGCGAATTCAGAGAAGGAATAAGAAGTTCAGGATAATGCCTAATGGACcaacattaaaaaatgaataatcaTATCCAAAAACCCCACATCTGGAAATGTGTTGGAACGGGTACTTAAAAAAGAGCTGGAACAACATAGGAACcaacaataaagaagaaaaaatatatcATGTAAAACACAAATGATGAAGGtgatttaaacataaatctacAATCCATTCAGACTACCTACACTGCCTctactttcaattctttcaccAAATGATGGCTCCATACAATATAAAATCATCTTGACTTGAACTGTCCCAAGGTAAAATACACACCCAAGCAAGTTTGCAAAGAAGACTTGGGTAACACATAAACAACCAGAACAGTTGATAAAGTAATATTGAACAACAATCAGGCAAGATATACAGAAACTGTACCCTTGTTGACCTTGCAGGCAGATAGTATTCTGAATGCAGAGTTGGCCACATCTGGCAAGAGTTTCCTTGAAAGATATGAATATACCACCCCTTTACAGTCATTAATGGCATCCATATGATTAGTCTCCCCTACTACAGTTTTATCATCATTGAGCATCATTTGTGTTCCAGAAATCTGTAGAGCAGCTTCCATAATTGCAGGTTGGCAAACCGGCCTGCAGCACTCCTTTAGAGGAT
The window above is part of the Gossypium raimondii isolate GPD5lz chromosome 9, ASM2569854v1, whole genome shotgun sequence genome. Proteins encoded here:
- the LOC105800446 gene encoding uncharacterized GPI-anchored protein At1g61900 isoform X1, with protein sequence MCSTSSGFTALLQSLLESYKSIFSCMTQWWQKARRAMDCFQSVSRVKGSLCQQLLIFIFWLSSFQDVATLHDPSHIPSTSELANPPTTALFEPIEISPAVIPRYPSPDESVPPMYPSFPTTYEPNLTGRCPVNFSAISNIMGKTASDCSLPLAALVGNVICCPQLGSLLHIFQGYGIDSDKLVLGNAVANDCFSDVISILASRGANKTIPTVCSVKSSNLTGGSCPVKNVNTFEKTVNTSKLLEACSTVDPLKECCRPVCQPAIMEAALQISGTQMMLNDDKTVVGETNHMDAINDCKGVVYSYLSRKLLPDVANSAFRILSACKVNKVCPLEFNQPSEVIKACRNIAAPSPSCCSSLNTYIAGIQKQMLITNKQAIVCATMFGSILRKGGVMTNVYELCDVDLKDFSIQAYGQQGCLLRSLPADVIFDNSTGYSFTCDLTDNIGAPWPSSSSMSSLSLCAPEMSLPALPTSETLKNLGCHGCTLEMLRLRLRWFKKGQCRTFVWWKNLLALYVSIRPFLYSKYPYVLSSLSMLSLPFVPLFLINLLLMYRTLNFFLKQIQKNIIFYIIIEIFLNEFH
- the LOC105800446 gene encoding uncharacterized GPI-anchored protein At1g61900 isoform X2 is translated as MTQWWQKARRAMDCFQSVSRVKGSLCQQLLIFIFWLSSFQDVATLHDPSHIPSTSELANPPTTALFEPIEISPAVIPRYPSPDESVPPMYPSFPTTYEPNLTGRCPVNFSAISNIMGKTASDCSLPLAALVGNVICCPQLGSLLHIFQGYGIDSDKLVLGNAVANDCFSDVISILASRGANKTIPTVCSVKSSNLTGGSCPVKNVNTFEKTVNTSKLLEACSTVDPLKECCRPVCQPAIMEAALQISGTQMMLNDDKTVVGETNHMDAINDCKGVVYSYLSRKLLPDVANSAFRILSACKVNKVCPLEFNQPSEVIKACRNIAAPSPSCCSSLNTYIAGIQKQMLITNKQAIVCATMFGSILRKGGVMTNVYELCDVDLKDFSIQAYGQQGCLLRSLPADVIFDNSTGYSFTCDLTDNIGAPWPSSSSMSSLSLCAPEMSLPALPTSETLKNLGCHGCTLEMLRLRLRWFKKGQCRTFVWWKNLLALYVSIRPFLYSKYPYVLSSLSMLSLPFVPLFLINLLLMYRTLNFFLKQIQKNIIFYIIIEIFLNEFH
- the LOC105800446 gene encoding uncharacterized GPI-anchored protein At1g61900 isoform X4; amino-acid sequence: MCSTSSGFTALLQSLLESYKSIFSCMTQWWQKARRAMDCFQSVSRVKGSLCQQLLIFIFWLSSFQDVATLHDPSHIPSTSELANPPTTALFEPIEISPAVIPRYPSPDESVPPMYPSFPTTYEPNLTGRCPVNFSAISNIMGKTASDCSLPLAALVGNVICCPQLGSLLHIFQGYGIDSDKLVLGNAVANDCFSDVISILASRGANKTIPTVCSVKSSNLTGGSCPVKNVNTFEKTVNTSKLLEACSTVDPLKECCRPVCQPAIMEAALQISGTQMMLNDDKTVVGETNHMDAINDCKGVVYSYLSRKLLPDVANSAFRILSACKVNKVCPLEFNQPSEVIKACRNIAAPSPSCCSSLNTYIAGIQKQMLITNKQAIVCATMFGSILRKGGVMTNVYELCDVDLKDFSIQAYGQQGCLLRSLPADVIFDNSTGYSFTCDLTDNIGAPWPSSSSMSSLSLCAPEMSLPALPTSETLKNLGCHGCTLEIRVRRRGCLYETKSRGS
- the LOC105800446 gene encoding uncharacterized GPI-anchored protein At1g61900 isoform X3, with product MCSTSSGFTALLQSLLESYKSIFSCMTQWWQKARRAMDCFQSVSRVKGSLCQQLLIFIFWLSSFQDVATLHDPSHIPSTSELANPPTTALFEPIEISPAVIPRYPSPDESVPPMYPSFPTTYEPNLTGRCPVNFSAISNIMGKTASDCSLPLAALVGNVICCPQLGSLLHIFQGYGIDSDKLVLGNAVANDCFSDVISILASRGANKTIPTVCSVKSSNLTGGSCPVKNVNTFEKTVNTSKLLEACSTVDPLKECCRPVCQPAIMEAALQISGTQMMLNDDKTVVGETNHMDAINDCKGVVYSYLSRKLLPDVANSAFRILSACKVNKVCPLEFNQPSEVIKACRNIAAPSPSCCSSLNTYIAGIQKQMLITNKQAIVCATMFGSILRKGGVMTNVYELCDVDLKDFSIQAYGQQGCLLRSLPADVIFDNSTGYSFTCDLTDNIGAPWPSSSSMSSLSLCAPEMSLPALPTSETLKNLGCHGCTLEMLRLRLRWFKKGQCRTFVWWKNLLALYVSIRPFLYTVCADEVVFMRQKVEGAKLS